The following proteins are co-located in the Clostridiales bacterium genome:
- a CDS encoding sensor histidine kinase — MFRSFWRRTMKKDRNRLHLWHRNSLKKRLILYFMAIIIIMSALNIFPYYTISVLMSRMSSTFELNVQLNHLNNTLEQLNYAYENYLETKHSKSLDDYYRYSYDLWEEVNAIQIDNSGIDNALVMKDIRNMVSSYLDEMDEAVKARRSRMVDDYLYHHNESTKIHQYIVEYIQKLNNTLFFQNTDRYTSIRKSIRLVETLNIGVLFSIFILSIVLILWFTYRITKPIFELSRAADEITHGNFDVPSVKVDTDDEIGIMAEAFNRMTASIRQYIHEINEKVELERKLQEKEMENLIMKTNLREAELHALQSQINPHFLFNTLNAGAQLAMMEGADRACSFIENAAELFRYNMRNLDKPVTIGDEIRNVENYMHLLNERFADKIEFILEKDDSVLERKIPCMILQPIVENAFIHGIGDVEYLGVIGVSVREQEGDAVISIRDNGKGMSAKRITQILGGDTNERNEAGGGHEGHTNGIGLNNIINRLKIFYSLETVLDIYSEPGQGTEVVLHIPQEPAWF, encoded by the coding sequence ATGTTTCGAAGTTTTTGGAGAAGGACGATGAAAAAGGATCGGAATAGACTGCATTTATGGCATCGGAACAGTCTGAAAAAACGACTGATTCTTTATTTCATGGCAATCATCATCATTATGAGTGCTCTGAATATTTTTCCCTATTACACCATATCTGTTCTCATGAGCAGAATGAGCTCCACCTTCGAGTTGAACGTGCAGCTCAATCATCTGAACAATACGCTGGAGCAGCTCAACTACGCATATGAAAACTATCTGGAAACAAAGCATTCAAAGAGTCTGGATGATTACTACCGGTATTCCTATGATCTGTGGGAGGAGGTAAACGCCATCCAGATTGACAATAGCGGCATTGATAACGCTTTGGTCATGAAGGACATCCGCAATATGGTCTCCAGCTATCTGGATGAAATGGACGAGGCGGTTAAGGCTAGAAGATCAAGGATGGTAGATGATTACCTTTATCATCACAACGAAAGCACAAAAATCCATCAATATATAGTAGAATACATCCAAAAACTGAATAACACGCTATTCTTTCAGAATACAGACCGCTATACTTCCATCCGAAAGAGCATCCGTCTTGTAGAGACTCTAAATATCGGCGTGTTGTTTTCCATCTTTATCCTGAGCATCGTACTGATCCTTTGGTTTACCTACCGGATTACCAAGCCTATTTTTGAACTCTCTCGTGCAGCGGATGAAATTACCCACGGAAATTTCGACGTGCCCAGTGTGAAAGTGGATACTGACGATGAGATCGGAATTATGGCGGAGGCCTTCAACCGGATGACTGCAAGCATCCGTCAGTATATCCATGAAATTAATGAAAAGGTAGAGCTGGAACGAAAGCTGCAGGAAAAGGAAATGGAAAATCTGATCATGAAAACAAACCTTCGGGAAGCAGAGCTTCATGCGCTTCAATCTCAGATCAATCCTCATTTTCTGTTTAACACATTAAACGCCGGTGCCCAGCTTGCCATGATGGAGGGAGCTGACAGAGCCTGTTCTTTTATTGAAAATGCTGCGGAACTGTTTCGATATAATATGAGAAATCTGGATAAGCCTGTTACCATTGGTGATGAAATCCGAAACGTCGAAAATTATATGCACCTTTTAAATGAGCGGTTTGCGGACAAAATAGAATTTATACTGGAGAAGGATGACAGTGTACTTGAGCGAAAAATTCCCTGCATGATTCTTCAGCCCATTGTGGAAAATGCCTTTATCCACGGAATCGGTGATGTGGAATACCTGGGCGTTATTGGAGTGTCTGTAAGAGAGCAGGAGGGTGATGCGGTGATTTCCATCCGGGACAACGGCAAGGGCATGAGCGCCAAGCGGATCACGCAGATCTTGGGCGGTGATACAAACGAACGAAATGAGGCGGGAGGCGGTCATGAGGGGCATACCAATGGAATCGGCCTGAACAATATCATAAACCGGCTTAAGATTTTTTACTCCCTAGAAACGGTTCTGGATATCTACAGCGAACCGGGGCAGGGTACGGAGGTAGTCCTTCATATTCCCCAAGAACCAGCGTGGTTTTAG
- a CDS encoding competence protein ComFB, which yields MEQYSQDHDDAERIKESPRREKIDSTLVCRKHEIFNVVETIANEKILDVMSRMELCTCEQCICDVLALALNMLPPKYVTSHAGKQYIQLEAYKKQLETDVAFALMKACMTVKEAPNHVNETDKSE from the coding sequence ATGGAGCAGTACAGTCAAGACCATGATGATGCGGAACGGATCAAAGAATCACCCCGTCGCGAAAAAATTGACAGCACATTGGTATGCAGAAAGCATGAGATTTTCAATGTAGTTGAGACGATAGCAAATGAAAAAATACTTGACGTTATGTCGAGAATGGAGCTGTGTACCTGTGAACAATGTATCTGTGATGTATTGGCATTGGCCCTCAATATGCTTCCGCCAAAGTACGTAACTTCCCACGCGGGAAAACAGTATATTCAGTTGGAAGCATACAAAAAACAGCTGGAAACTGATGTTGCTTTCGCACTTATGAAAGCTTGCATGACCGTAAAGGAAGCACCAAATCACGTGAATGAAACGGATAAATCAGAATAA
- a CDS encoding M20 family metallopeptidase: MKDLIINTINERMDEFFKLSSWLYEHPELGEKEFEAAALLSGFFEAEGFEVLRGIYGFETAFQASCGGQKEGPHIALFCEYDALPQIGHGCGHNLISAMSVGAAVGLKKILEKIGGTITVFGTPAEETNGIKGILAEKGAFEGMTAAMMAHPNVITEESGESLALTALKFEFFGKAAHAAAMPEKGINALDAVILLFNGVNALRQHVPSDVRIHGIITDGGVAPNIVPDYGAARFYLRSKDKDTLASVIEKVKRCAEGAEAMTGASCRISRFENTYDNLRTNRSLSGLFTANLKALGEKEIHKASEGIGSIDIGNVSHVVPVIHPWIGVGKGELVIHTKEFADCTVTEQGRETLFKGACALAMTAYDVITSEEEQKRIREEFMRSETSE; the protein is encoded by the coding sequence ATGAAAGATTTAATCATCAACACAATTAACGAAAGAATGGACGAGTTTTTTAAGCTCAGTTCCTGGCTGTATGAGCATCCTGAGCTTGGGGAAAAGGAATTTGAAGCCGCGGCTTTGCTTTCTGGTTTTTTCGAGGCAGAGGGTTTTGAAGTTCTCCGGGGAATTTACGGCTTTGAAACCGCCTTCCAGGCTAGTTGCGGCGGCCAGAAGGAAGGTCCCCATATCGCATTGTTTTGCGAATATGATGCACTGCCTCAGATCGGTCATGGGTGCGGCCATAACTTAATTTCTGCCATGTCAGTGGGTGCGGCAGTGGGACTCAAGAAGATTCTGGAGAAAATCGGCGGAACCATCACAGTTTTTGGAACTCCCGCAGAGGAAACCAACGGGATTAAGGGTATCCTGGCAGAAAAAGGTGCCTTTGAAGGAATGACAGCGGCAATGATGGCCCATCCAAACGTTATTACGGAGGAAAGCGGAGAATCTCTGGCTCTTACTGCCCTCAAATTTGAGTTTTTTGGGAAGGCTGCGCATGCGGCAGCTATGCCGGAGAAAGGGATCAACGCCTTGGATGCGGTAATTTTGCTGTTTAACGGAGTCAATGCACTTCGGCAGCATGTCCCCAGCGATGTCCGCATCCACGGGATCATTACTGATGGGGGAGTTGCTCCGAATATTGTGCCGGACTATGGTGCGGCGAGGTTTTACCTCCGATCAAAGGATAAGGACACGCTGGCATCAGTAATCGAAAAAGTAAAGCGCTGTGCGGAAGGCGCTGAGGCAATGACGGGGGCATCCTGCAGGATATCTAGATTTGAAAACACCTACGATAATCTCAGAACAAACCGCAGCCTTTCCGGACTTTTTACCGCAAATCTGAAAGCACTTGGCGAAAAAGAGATCCATAAAGCAAGTGAAGGAATCGGCTCCATCGACATTGGAAATGTCAGCCATGTGGTGCCGGTGATTCACCCCTGGATTGGTGTGGGTAAAGGGGAATTGGTCATTCACACAAAGGAATTCGCTGATTGCACCGTTACCGAACAGGGACGGGAGACTCTTTTCAAGGGTGCCTGTGCACTGGCGATGACTGCATATGATGTCATCACCTCAGAGGAAGAACAAAAAAGGATTCGTGAGGAATTCATGAGGAGTGAAACAAGTGAATAA
- the yfcC gene encoding putative basic amino acid antiporter YfcC, protein MKEESTLSVEKKSKFKVKMPHTFVLLFVLAIIAGLLTYVIPAGSYDRVEVNDRMLVDAATYHTVDPAPATLFQVLKAFPKGLEQAAAIVFFIFIVGGAFFVVQKSGAIDAGIAAAVRKTSGKGILIIPLLSIVFAFGGGIYGMAEECLPFIPALVILCISLGYDSMTGAAIALVATCAGFTGAFLNPFTIGVAQGIAELPLFSGLTYRIIVFAVMVLITITYIILYCLRIKKNPEKSLMYEIDRKRDLKVDLSNTEFTGTHKLILVVVLCTFGLLVFGVLKYGWYIQEISGLFFGMAIVVGIISRRGLNQLAEDFLEGCAMLAYGALVVGLARGILVIFTDSNVIDTIIYGMATAIQGLPTVITSLGIYISQIIISAIVPSGSGMAALTMPVLTPLADIVGVTRQTTVLAYQFADGFTNVLTPLSGYFMAGLALAGIPYQKWIKWILPLAMIWWIAGGIFVVIADAIHYGPF, encoded by the coding sequence ATGAAAGAAGAATCTACTCTAAGCGTTGAAAAGAAAAGCAAGTTCAAGGTAAAGATGCCCCACACTTTTGTCTTACTTTTCGTATTGGCTATCATTGCAGGATTGCTGACTTACGTCATTCCTGCCGGTTCCTACGACAGGGTCGAGGTAAACGATAGAATGCTGGTTGATGCAGCGACCTACCATACTGTTGATCCTGCACCGGCAACTTTATTTCAGGTACTGAAGGCTTTTCCAAAAGGATTGGAACAGGCCGCGGCAATTGTATTTTTTATCTTTATCGTAGGTGGCGCCTTCTTTGTCGTCCAAAAGTCCGGAGCCATTGATGCAGGAATTGCAGCTGCTGTCCGAAAAACATCAGGAAAAGGAATCTTAATCATTCCGCTGCTATCCATTGTATTTGCCTTCGGGGGAGGCATCTACGGCATGGCAGAGGAATGTCTCCCCTTTATACCAGCGCTGGTTATTCTCTGTATTTCTCTCGGATATGACTCCATGACAGGTGCTGCAATTGCTTTGGTTGCAACCTGTGCAGGTTTTACCGGAGCCTTCCTGAATCCCTTTACCATAGGTGTGGCGCAGGGAATTGCAGAGCTGCCGTTGTTTTCAGGACTCACCTATCGAATTATCGTTTTTGCGGTGATGGTTTTGATTACGATTACCTATATCATTCTCTATTGCCTTCGAATCAAAAAGAATCCGGAAAAAAGCCTGATGTACGAAATTGACAGAAAAAGAGATCTTAAGGTTGATCTGAGTAATACGGAATTTACAGGCACTCATAAGCTTATTCTGGTTGTTGTACTTTGCACCTTTGGACTACTGGTTTTCGGTGTATTAAAATATGGGTGGTACATACAGGAAATTTCAGGGCTTTTCTTCGGGATGGCAATTGTTGTTGGTATCATCAGCAGACGAGGACTGAATCAGCTTGCAGAGGATTTTCTGGAGGGCTGTGCAATGCTTGCTTATGGTGCCTTGGTCGTCGGTCTTGCCAGGGGGATTCTGGTCATCTTCACAGACTCCAACGTCATCGATACGATTATTTATGGAATGGCCACTGCAATTCAGGGGCTCCCGACCGTGATCACTTCTCTTGGTATTTACATTTCACAGATTATCATCAGCGCCATCGTTCCTTCCGGAAGCGGAATGGCAGCTTTGACCATGCCAGTTCTGACACCGCTGGCGGATATCGTCGGTGTGACGAGACAGACGACGGTTTTAGCGTACCAATTCGCAGATGGATTTACAAACGTTCTGACACCATTGTCAGGATATTTTATGGCCGGTCTTGCGCTGGCGGGTATTCCTTACCAGAAATGGATCAAATGGATTCTTCCCCTGGCAATGATCTGGTGGATAGCAGGCGGTATCTTTGTTGTGATTGCCGATGCCATTCATTACGGACCATTCTAA
- a CDS encoding sugar ABC transporter substrate-binding protein: MLLAAVLLSVAMLWGCGKSPEKEADTKTSDEDKIVIGFSMDTLVHERWLRDRDIFVAKAKELGAEVILQIAYSDSQEQEKQVQYLLDQGIDVLVLVPHDAVSAAGMVKKAKDKGVKVISYDRLVKNANVDLYLSFDNTKVGELMGEAAIAKRPQGNYLLLNGSESDNNSAMFREGYMSLLDQGIQEGSIKIVGETWIKDWLYENALAYMEDVMDQNPQIDAIIAGNDTLAGAAVHVLTEKRLAGKVIVVGHDADLDGCQRVVEGTQSATVYKPIDIEATKGAEFAVAMARGRMVKANDTINDGRFDVPYYKIEPLLVTKDNMMSTIIKDKFHSMEDVYMNVPKDDWPTK, translated from the coding sequence ATGCTGCTGGCAGCAGTCCTTCTCAGCGTTGCAATGCTATGGGGCTGCGGAAAGTCACCGGAAAAGGAGGCAGACACGAAGACCTCTGATGAAGACAAAATTGTCATCGGATTTTCGATGGATACCTTGGTACATGAAAGATGGCTCAGAGATAGAGATATCTTTGTGGCTAAGGCTAAGGAACTTGGTGCAGAAGTCATTCTTCAGATCGCCTACAGTGACAGTCAGGAACAAGAGAAACAAGTGCAGTATCTTCTGGATCAAGGGATTGACGTCCTGGTTCTTGTTCCGCATGACGCGGTTTCTGCTGCAGGAATGGTGAAAAAGGCCAAGGACAAAGGCGTTAAAGTAATTTCCTATGACCGGCTTGTGAAGAATGCCAACGTGGATCTTTACCTTTCTTTTGACAATACTAAGGTCGGTGAACTGATGGGAGAAGCCGCCATTGCAAAGCGGCCGCAGGGAAACTATCTGCTGCTCAACGGCTCGGAATCGGATAATAATTCAGCTATGTTTCGGGAAGGCTACATGAGCCTGCTGGATCAAGGGATTCAGGAGGGGTCTATCAAAATAGTGGGAGAAACCTGGATCAAGGATTGGCTTTATGAGAATGCACTGGCTTACATGGAGGATGTGATGGATCAAAATCCTCAGATTGATGCTATCATAGCAGGAAATGATACCCTTGCAGGGGCTGCGGTTCACGTTCTGACGGAAAAGCGACTTGCGGGCAAGGTCATTGTGGTGGGACATGACGCAGATTTAGACGGCTGTCAGAGGGTGGTTGAAGGAACCCAGTCGGCTACCGTCTACAAGCCCATTGATATTGAAGCCACCAAAGGCGCGGAATTTGCAGTTGCTATGGCCAGAGGCCGTATGGTTAAAGCGAATGACACCATCAATGACGGTCGATTCGATGTACCCTATTATAAAATAGAGCCTCTTTTGGTTACAAAGGATAATATGATGTCAACCATTATCAAGGATAAGTTCCACAGCATGGAGGATGTTTACATGAATGTGCCAAAGGACGACTGGCCGACGAAATGA
- a CDS encoding ROK family protein, with the protein MLDIQEEINMIGAIDIGGTKTMTAVLSDAGSIIESRYFPTVSKDWREHFKITADAFQRCAQPYLQELVGVGINVPGMADSQKGTLIYAPHQNWKDIPVAEYFRNAIGIGEVIVENDVNSCAIGEMVFGGGGTDFLWITVSTGNGGAIVANGKLIRGVNHCAGEFGHLKVEFEHPRKCTCGQLGCLESQSSGTAIRELFRERLMGDSALLALVQETEAELPDFQRDARGLSILAERGSETAREIFWTAGRYLGRAISYGLNLTNPQRVYLGGGVAKSLPLLLPAIREEIRRNAVLGAADVEIMETKLGYHAALLGAGALILQGR; encoded by the coding sequence ATGCTAGACATACAGGAGGAGATCAACATGATTGGAGCAATTGATATCGGCGGTACCAAAACAATGACCGCGGTATTGTCTGATGCCGGCAGCATCATAGAAAGCAGATATTTTCCGACAGTCAGTAAAGACTGGAGGGAGCATTTTAAAATAACTGCTGATGCGTTCCAAAGGTGCGCGCAGCCGTACCTGCAGGAGCTTGTCGGGGTGGGAATCAACGTACCCGGCATGGCAGACAGCCAGAAGGGAACCCTCATCTATGCACCACACCAAAACTGGAAAGATATACCGGTTGCAGAGTACTTCAGAAATGCGATTGGCATTGGGGAAGTTATCGTAGAAAATGATGTGAATTCCTGCGCCATTGGCGAGATGGTTTTTGGTGGAGGCGGTACAGATTTTCTATGGATTACCGTAAGTACAGGAAACGGCGGGGCCATTGTTGCAAACGGAAAGTTGATTCGGGGAGTGAACCACTGCGCAGGAGAATTCGGTCATTTGAAGGTGGAATTTGAACACCCCAGAAAATGCACCTGTGGTCAGCTTGGCTGCCTGGAGTCTCAAAGTTCCGGCACCGCCATCCGTGAACTGTTTCGGGAGAGGCTGATGGGAGACAGCGCCCTTCTTGCACTGGTACAAGAAACGGAGGCAGAACTTCCGGATTTTCAGCGGGATGCCCGCGGTTTGAGTATTCTGGCCGAGAGAGGAAGCGAAACGGCTCGGGAAATTTTTTGGACGGCAGGACGATATCTGGGCAGGGCGATTTCTTATGGGTTAAATCTTACCAATCCTCAGCGGGTCTATCTCGGCGGCGGTGTTGCAAAATCATTGCCCTTGCTGCTTCCCGCAATTCGTGAGGAAATTAGAAGAAACGCAGTTCTCGGAGCCGCAGACGTTGAAATTATGGAAACAAAGCTGGGGTATCACGCTGCGCTTCTAGGAGCGGGAGCCTTGATATTGCAGGGGCGCTAA
- a CDS encoding response regulator: MFKIMIADDEKVAIDSLKFIIEKSFDDVELTAARSGREAIELVEAHLPDILFMDIRMPGINGIEAIREIRKRHKQIAIIVLTAFDQFEFAKEAVNLGVMEYLLKPVNRVKVVEVINKAMDQIRVDKEKWQIELEMKEKLEFIGPILESGFVYSILSYDDNTNEIANYKRILEIEEDGGYLLTVEFVDEETGGYGDNKIGYNVQSQQFYPIVTETLKGLCRCVIGPAILNRIPVIVPSGSEEDEYSGRQEAIALAENVIHKLLERLNCGLKIGIGKRYRRFDMLAASYEESLKALRYLQGTGVMHYMDITARTAAVDTEYPEYKEKLLLQKVAVGDEAESVKAFLCIFDWLVREYSDQPLRIKNKLLEIVFLVSHLSWEYEPGGGSGGVDLLEDMLSISDLGELRIWCRKRVESVIAQINSYRDYKAGGLTKRAKEYIKSNYSKSITLEDVAREINVSPQYLSKLFKEETGENFIDYLTSIRIRIAKSLLEGDDLSIKEICYSIGYSDPNYFSRIFKKIVGATPTEYKEGHMGN; this comes from the coding sequence ATGTTCAAAATAATGATTGCTGATGATGAAAAGGTTGCCATCGATTCTCTGAAGTTCATCATTGAGAAGAGCTTCGATGATGTTGAGCTAACCGCAGCAAGGTCGGGAAGGGAAGCCATTGAACTGGTGGAAGCACATTTGCCCGATATCCTGTTTATGGATATTCGCATGCCGGGAATCAACGGAATCGAAGCCATCCGGGAAATTAGGAAGCGGCATAAGCAGATCGCAATCATTGTTCTTACTGCATTTGATCAGTTTGAATTTGCCAAGGAAGCGGTAAACCTAGGCGTTATGGAATATCTCCTTAAACCGGTAAACAGAGTGAAGGTCGTCGAAGTGATCAATAAGGCAATGGACCAGATCAGAGTGGATAAGGAAAAATGGCAAATTGAGCTTGAGATGAAGGAAAAATTGGAATTTATCGGGCCCATACTGGAAAGCGGTTTTGTGTACTCGATCCTTTCCTACGATGACAATACCAATGAAATTGCAAACTATAAACGAATCCTTGAGATAGAGGAGGACGGCGGGTATCTTCTTACCGTGGAATTTGTAGATGAAGAGACCGGCGGATACGGTGACAATAAAATCGGATACAATGTGCAGAGTCAACAATTCTATCCGATCGTTACAGAAACCCTGAAAGGTCTATGCCGATGTGTCATCGGACCTGCGATTTTAAACAGAATTCCTGTGATTGTGCCCTCAGGCTCTGAAGAGGACGAGTATAGCGGAAGACAAGAAGCCATCGCCTTGGCAGAAAACGTAATTCATAAACTATTGGAAAGACTGAACTGTGGATTAAAGATCGGCATCGGAAAACGATATCGGCGGTTTGATATGTTGGCCGCATCCTATGAGGAATCCTTGAAAGCATTGCGCTATCTTCAAGGTACGGGTGTCATGCACTATATGGACATTACCGCACGCACCGCGGCTGTCGATACCGAATATCCAGAATATAAGGAAAAATTGCTGCTGCAGAAGGTTGCTGTCGGCGATGAGGCAGAAAGCGTCAAGGCGTTTCTCTGTATCTTTGATTGGCTTGTGAGAGAGTACAGTGATCAGCCGCTTCGGATTAAAAACAAGCTTCTGGAAATCGTATTTCTTGTCAGCCACTTGTCCTGGGAATATGAGCCGGGAGGAGGGAGCGGTGGTGTGGATCTGCTGGAGGATATGCTTTCCATCAGCGATTTAGGCGAACTTCGGATCTGGTGCAGAAAACGGGTGGAGAGCGTCATTGCGCAGATTAATTCCTACAGAGATTATAAAGCCGGAGGCCTTACAAAGAGGGCGAAGGAATATATTAAATCAAACTATAGCAAATCGATTACGCTGGAAGACGTTGCAAGAGAAATCAATGTTAGCCCTCAGTATTTAAGCAAGCTGTTTAAAGAGGAGACCGGAGAGAACTTTATCGACTATCTCACCTCCATCAGAATCAGAATTGCAAAAAGTCTGCTTGAAGGTGATGATCTTAGCATTAAGGAAATCTGCTATAGCATTGGCTACAGTGACCCCAACTATTTTAGCAGGATCTTCAAAAAGATTGTCGGGGCTACCCCGACAGAATACAAAGAGGGCCATATGGGTAACTAA
- a CDS encoding IclR family transcriptional regulator → MNKDKTTPIEKALLIMETMSNHPEELKVAELSELTGLNRTTVHRILGELLAKEWVIQDYKTRKFMIGPMAFHVGMAYTNHNNMESKILEVINTLCEQIKESVGYAIREGDKVISIYETEIHQPYKMNYHPGKFYPINRGAYAKCLMAYYDQDRVKQLLLEQTFEKVAPNTLTDPEEIMQEYAKIRAQGYALSEEEVAPLVMGIGVPVFSKTGEVKGCLACAFLKGQDKDEKVETFLRLFRQGAEQISHYLY, encoded by the coding sequence GTGAATAAGGACAAAACGACCCCCATTGAGAAAGCGCTGCTGATAATGGAAACCATGAGCAACCACCCGGAGGAACTTAAGGTGGCAGAACTCAGTGAACTCACCGGGCTGAACAGGACTACGGTACACCGTATTCTCGGAGAACTGCTTGCAAAGGAGTGGGTAATTCAGGATTATAAAACTCGTAAATTTATGATAGGGCCCATGGCGTTCCATGTTGGGATGGCATATACGAATCACAATAACATGGAGTCCAAAATTTTGGAGGTAATTAATACCCTCTGTGAGCAGATAAAAGAATCCGTGGGGTATGCAATCCGGGAAGGGGATAAAGTAATCTCAATATATGAAACGGAAATTCACCAGCCTTATAAGATGAATTATCATCCCGGAAAATTCTATCCCATCAACCGAGGCGCTTATGCGAAGTGTCTCATGGCTTATTATGATCAGGATCGGGTAAAACAGCTGCTTCTCGAACAAACCTTTGAGAAGGTAGCACCCAATACGCTGACGGATCCGGAGGAGATTATGCAGGAATATGCAAAAATCAGAGCACAGGGCTATGCTCTCAGCGAGGAGGAGGTTGCACCGCTTGTTATGGGAATCGGTGTTCCGGTTTTCAGCAAGACAGGGGAGGTAAAGGGCTGCCTGGCCTGCGCTTTTCTGAAAGGCCAGGATAAGGATGAAAAGGTTGAAACCTTTTTACGGCTGTTCCGTCAGGGAGCGGAGCAGATTTCTCATTATCTATACTGA
- a CDS encoding M20 family metallopeptidase — MTNADYKSLSDFFTQEEAIALLAKLVSIPSHEGIPNQETEVASCIYEFFLGEGIDAELVPVTDGRCNVIATMMGSGGGRSLLFTGHTDTVPPYDMEGDPYSARIDQGKMFGRGVVDMKAGLACMMLAMAAIKRAGISLSGDLIFAGVIDEEAKSEGTRAFLRTGALPDAAIVSEPTNMQICIGHRGLEWFEFTFHGKTVHGGRQKEGINAIQKAMLFLRELEANLIPSLEQRVNPIVGSSTMNYGVIKGGTQPSTVAGLCVLQIDRRWIPGESFAAIKSEYQAVLDRLKASDPDFKADFKVMDESYMEDDYIHEALDTSPEEPIVQLAVKAVGEMAGRQAAGKAGELTSFPAWTDGGLLNYYGKVPTIILGPGELGSAHSAEEHIEISALVPAISTYFRIACEYCSGE, encoded by the coding sequence ATGACGAACGCTGATTACAAAAGTCTTTCCGATTTTTTTACGCAAGAGGAAGCCATCGCTTTGCTTGCAAAGCTGGTGAGCATTCCGAGTCATGAAGGAATTCCAAATCAGGAAACGGAAGTTGCCTCCTGCATATATGAATTTTTTCTAGGGGAAGGCATTGATGCAGAGCTGGTTCCAGTGACAGACGGAAGATGTAATGTCATTGCCACGATGATGGGCTCGGGAGGAGGCAGAAGCTTGCTGTTTACCGGGCATACGGATACGGTACCTCCATACGATATGGAGGGTGATCCTTATTCAGCACGAATTGATCAGGGCAAAATGTTTGGTCGTGGCGTAGTTGACATGAAGGCTGGTCTGGCTTGCATGATGCTTGCTATGGCTGCAATCAAACGAGCGGGAATCTCTCTTTCAGGAGATTTGATTTTTGCTGGAGTCATTGATGAAGAAGCGAAAAGCGAGGGGACAAGAGCGTTTCTGAGGACCGGAGCCCTGCCCGATGCTGCTATTGTCAGCGAACCGACCAATATGCAGATCTGTATCGGGCATAGAGGGTTGGAATGGTTTGAGTTTACCTTCCATGGAAAGACCGTTCACGGAGGCAGGCAGAAGGAAGGAATTAATGCCATACAGAAGGCAATGTTGTTTTTGCGTGAACTGGAAGCAAATCTCATTCCGTCCTTGGAACAAAGGGTGAACCCTATCGTAGGAAGTTCAACCATGAATTACGGCGTTATCAAAGGGGGTACACAGCCAAGTACTGTGGCTGGATTGTGTGTTCTCCAGATTGACAGACGCTGGATTCCAGGAGAATCGTTTGCCGCTATCAAAAGCGAATATCAGGCGGTACTGGATCGGTTAAAAGCATCAGATCCCGATTTTAAAGCGGACTTTAAAGTCATGGACGAAAGCTATATGGAGGACGATTATATCCATGAGGCGCTAGATACCTCTCCGGAGGAACCCATCGTTCAGCTTGCAGTGAAAGCTGTAGGTGAGATGGCGGGAAGGCAGGCAGCGGGAAAGGCCGGTGAATTGACGTCTTTTCCCGCATGGACAGACGGAGGCTTATTGAATTACTACGGAAAAGTACCGACGATTATACTGGGGCCAGGGGAGCTAGGCAGCGCTCATTCTGCCGAGGAGCATATTGAAATCAGTGCTTTGGTTCCCGCGATATCAACCTATTTTCGCATCGCTTGTGAATATTGCAGTGGTGAATAA